The window TTGCAGAAGTTGAAAAAAACGGTGATCAAGCTTTAATAGAGTTCAATAAAAAGTTTGATAAAGCAGAAACCGAGAGCATAAAAGTTTCTGATGCGGAAATTCAGGAAGCAGAAAATCAGATTAATGCTGACTTGAGAGAAGCCATTCAACAGGCTAAAGAAAATATTTCAACATTTCACGCTTCTCAAAAACAGGAGATTCAGAAAATTGAAACAACAAAAGGAGTGGTTTGCTGGCGGGAAAACCGTGCTGTAGAAAGAGTAGGAATTTATATTCCGGGAGGAACGGCCCCTTTGTTTTCCACTGTGCTGATGCTTGCAATCCCTGCAAATCTGGCGGGATGTAAAGAAATTGTATTGTGTACACCACCGGATAAGAATGGAAATATTAATCCTGCTATTCTTTATGCTGCAAAACGTTGTGGTGTTACTGAAATCTTTAAAACTGGTGGGGCGCAGGCAATCGCAGCTATGACTCTCGGGACAGAAAGCATTCCGGCAGTGCATAAAATTTTCGGACCCGGAAATCAGTTTGTAGTTGCAGGAAAAGAATATGCACAACGTTACAGAGTGGCTATCGATATGCCTGCCGGACCGAGTGAAGTTCTTGTGATAGCTGATGAGCAGGCTGTCCCTGAATTTTGCGCCGCAGATCTTCTTTCACAGGCAGAACACGGGAGTGACAGTCAGGTGGTTTTTGTGACAACAGACCTTAAAGTATTTGAAGAGACTGTAGAGGCTGTAGAGCAGCAGATCAAAGACTTACCTAGAAATGAATTTGCCGGCCTGGCACTGGAAAGCAGTTCTTTCATTTTAGTCGGGTCACTGGACGAAGCTCTTGAATTCAGTAATCTATATGCTCCGGAGCACCTTATTCTGGCAGTCAGCGATTTTGAGAGATATATTCCTGAAATACAGAATGCAGGATCGGTTTTCCTTGGAAACTACTCTTGTGAAAGTGCCGGGGATTATGCCAGTGGGACGAATCACACTCTTCCTACCAATGCGTATGCGAAGAATTACAGCGGAGTGTCACTGGACAGTTTTGTGAAGAAAATAACATTCCAGCATCTTTCAAAAGAAGGCCTTCAGAATTTAGGAAAAACAATAGAGCTCATGGCCGAAGCAGAAGGCCTGTTTGCTCACAAAAATGCTGTATCCATAAGGTTAAAATAATAAATGTTGGAAAACGCAAAGGCGCAAGGATTTTGTCTCCGATAAAAATTGAATAATGCATGTAAAAACACAAAACAAAGCGCATATTGCTTAATAAAGATTGGAAGATATTTTCTTCACTATTCTTAATCACTCAATGCATCTTAATGGTTTAAAAACGGTTTTATAATAAATCATTTTTAAAAGAAAATCAAAACAATGAAAAACAGCAGTATCAAAACACTCGTAAGAGAAAACATATTACAATTACAGCCCTACATCAGTTTCAGGGATCACAATGAGTTCAATGCCCCTGTTATGCTGGATGCCAACGAAAGTCCTTTCGGGGAATGCAACCGCTACCCGGATTCTACCCAGAAAAGGCTTAAAAGTAAGCTTGCGGAGCTTAAAAATGTTTCACCCTCACAGATGGCCATAGGAAACGGAAGCGATGAGCTGATAGACCTTATCATTAAAATCTTCTGTGAGCCTAAAAAAGATGCCATTCTGATGATGAATCCGTCATTTGCCATGTATGGATTTTATGCAGCAATCAATGAAAATAAAGTTTCAAAGCTGAATCTGGATGAAAATTTTAACATTGTAAAAGACAATTTCTTAAAGGTGGCAGAAGATCCTTCATTGAAAGTTTTCTTTTTGTGCTCACCCAATAATCCTACAGGAAACAGTATCGATGATATTGAATTTTATATCCAGAATTTCAAGGGAATAGTGGTAGTAGACGAAGCCTACATTGAATTTTCCCATAGAAAATCAAGTCTGGAACTTTTGGAAAAATATTCTAACCTGATTGTATTACAAACATTCTCGAAGGCATGGGGAATGGCCGGAGCAAGAGTAGGTGTGGCTTATGCGTCCGAAGAGATCATTAGCTTAATCAATACCGTAAAAGCACCTTATAATGTGAATGTTTTGAGTCAGGAATTGATTTTAAAGATTCTGGAGGAAGAAGACAGACTACAAAAGAACGTAACTCGTATTCTGGAAGAAAGAGTATGGCTGAAGCAGCAGTTTGAAAGTGTTGCATGCATTAAGAAAGTATTTTCCACGGATGCCAATTTCTTCCTGATCAGAATGGATAATGTAGACCATGTCTATTCTAAAATGCTGGAAGAAGAAATTTTAACCAGCAGAAGGGATCCTGCCATTCCGGGCTGTATCAGGATTAATGTTGGGGCCCGTGCAGAAAATGAAAAACTCATTGCTCTTTTAAAAAGGATATCATAATAAAAATCTCTTATCTAAATATAAAACATATGAAAAAAGTACTCTTTATAGACCGTGACGGAACACTGATCATTGAACCCCCTACAGATTTTCAGGTAGATTCCCTGGAAAAACTGGAATTTTACCCAGGTGTTTTTCAAAACCTTGCAAAAATTGTCAGTGAGCTGGATTACGAACTGGTCATGATAACCAATCAGGATGGGCTGGGCACGGAAAGTTTCCCCGAAGAAGATTTCATAAAACCCCATGCAAAAATGCTGCAGGCATTTGAAAATGAAGGGATCCTTTTTAGTGATATTTTAATTGATAAAAGCTTTGAACATGAAAATCTTCCTACCAGAAAACCAGGAATCGGAATGCTGGGAAAATACATCTACGGGAATTACGACCTTGAAAATTCCTATGTAATCGGTGATCGAAATACAGATGTTCAACTTGCTAAAAATCTGAATTCTAAGGCTATTTATCTTAATGAAAACTTAAATGCTGAAGCTGAACTGTCTACCACCCAATGGTCCGAGATCTATAACTTCTTAAAATCCGGAATGAGGAAAGCTAAAGTCTCCCGAAAAACCAATGAAACCGATATTGAAATAGAAGTCAATCTTGACGGAAACGGAAAGGCAGATATTTCAACCGGGCTTCACTTTTTTGACCATATGCTGGATCAGATTGCAAGACACGGGAATATGGACCTTACCATTAAAGTAAATGGAGATCTTGCTGTAGATGAGCACCACACCATTGAAGATACAGGAATTGTGCTGGGAGAGGCTATTTTAAAAGCCTTAGGAAAGAAAAAGGGGATAGAGCGATACGGTTTCCTGCTTCCGATGGACGACTGCCTTTCTCAGGTGGCTATTGATTTTGGAGGAAGACCATGGTTGGTTTGGGATGCCCCGTTTAAAAGAGAAAAGATTGGAGATGTGCCTACGGAGATGTTTTTTCATTTCTTTAAATCCTTTACAGATGCTTCAAAATCTAATCTGAACATTAAAGCTGAAGGCGATAATGAGCACCACAAAATAGAATCTATCTTTAAGGCCTTTGCAAAAGCCGTTAAAATGGCGGTAAATCAATCAGACAGTAATTACAGTTTACCTTCTACAAAAGGAAGTTTATAAATATGATTGCCATAATAAAATACAACGGAGGAAATGTAAACTCTGTTCAGAATGCGCTCAACAGGCTGAACGTGGAATCTGTGATCACAGATGACCCCGAACAGATTTTAAAAGCTGATAAAGTGATCTTCCCGGGTGTAGGTGAAGCATCATCCACCATGAAGCTGCTCAGGGAAAGAGAACTTGATCTTCTCATTCCGGGTCTTCAACAACCGGTTTTGGGAATATGTCTCGGTATGCAGCTGATGTGTAAAGAAAATGAAGAGGGGAATACCGAAGGAATGGGAATTTTTGATATCAATGTCAGAAAATTTCCGGCAAAGGATATTGTTCCGCACATGGGTTGGAATACCCTTTCAGGCCAGTCTTCTCCACTGTTTTCAGGAATTGGGATGAACAGCGATGTTTATTTTGTTCACAGCTATTATTGTGAGCTTTCAGACTTTACAACTTCTGTCTGTGATTATATTCTGCCCTTCAGCGCCTCATTGCAGAAAGACAATTTCTATGCGGTACAGTTTCACCCTGAAAAGTCTGGAATGGTAGGAAATCAGATTGTTAAGAACTTTATAAATTTATAATGATGAAAATAATTCCGGCTATTGATATTATTGACGGCAAATGTGTCCGCTTATCAAAAGGAGATTACAATACAAAAAAAATATACAACGAAGATCCTGTAGAAGTGGCGAAGGAATTTGAAAGTTTCGGCATTCAGTTTCTTCACCTGGTGGATCTTGACGGGGCGAAATCCAAACACATTGTCAATCAGAAGGTCCTGGAAAACATTGCACGTTCAACTTCCCTGCATATTGATTTTGGAGGTGGATTAAAAACTCATGAAGATATTGAGACAGCTTTTAATTCAGGGGCAAAGCAAATTACTTTGGGAAGTATTGCGGTTCAGAATCCCGAATTCTGCTATGAAATGATCCAAACATATGGTTCTGAGAAAATTATATTGGGAGCAGACTGCGACAACAGGAAAATTAAAACCTCCGGATGGCTCGAGGAAAGTGATAATGATATTATTGATTTTATCCTGCAGTATCAGGAAAAAGGAATACAAACGGTAATATGCACCGACATTGCAAAAGACGGGATGCTGGAAGGCCCTTCAACAGGACTTTACATTGAGATTTTATACAAAACTTCAGTGAAACTGGTGGCAAGCGGCGGAATTTCCGGTATAGCTGATGTCTATAAAATGAAAGATATAGGATGCGCGGGGACCATCATCGGAAAAGCAATTTACGAAGGAAAAATAAGCCTGCAACAACTTCAAAATTTTATTGAAAATGCTTAAAAAAAGAATTATTCCATGTCTGGATATCAAAGATGGTGCTACCGTGAAGGGGATCAATTTTGAGGATCTTAAAAATGCAGGAGACCCCGTAGAACTAGCTAAAAAATACGAACAGGAAGGGGCAGATGAGCTTGTTTTTCTTGATATTACAGCAACTATTGAGAACAGAAAGACTTTTGTAGAACTGGTAAAGGAGATTGCAAAAGAGCTCAGTATTCCTTTTACGGTGGGAGGTGGAATTTCGTCTGTGGAAGATGTAAGAAAGCTTTTAGAAGCTGGAGCAGACAAAATCAGTATCAATTCCTCTGCGGTAAAAAATCC of the Chryseobacterium aureum genome contains:
- the hisD gene encoding histidinol dehydrogenase; amino-acid sequence: MKIYRYPTKETWKDLIKRPVLEQKEISGLITEIFAEVEKNGDQALIEFNKKFDKAETESIKVSDAEIQEAENQINADLREAIQQAKENISTFHASQKQEIQKIETTKGVVCWRENRAVERVGIYIPGGTAPLFSTVLMLAIPANLAGCKEIVLCTPPDKNGNINPAILYAAKRCGVTEIFKTGGAQAIAAMTLGTESIPAVHKIFGPGNQFVVAGKEYAQRYRVAIDMPAGPSEVLVIADEQAVPEFCAADLLSQAEHGSDSQVVFVTTDLKVFEETVEAVEQQIKDLPRNEFAGLALESSSFILVGSLDEALEFSNLYAPEHLILAVSDFERYIPEIQNAGSVFLGNYSCESAGDYASGTNHTLPTNAYAKNYSGVSLDSFVKKITFQHLSKEGLQNLGKTIELMAEAEGLFAHKNAVSIRLK
- the hisC gene encoding histidinol-phosphate transaminase, which produces MKNSSIKTLVRENILQLQPYISFRDHNEFNAPVMLDANESPFGECNRYPDSTQKRLKSKLAELKNVSPSQMAIGNGSDELIDLIIKIFCEPKKDAILMMNPSFAMYGFYAAINENKVSKLNLDENFNIVKDNFLKVAEDPSLKVFFLCSPNNPTGNSIDDIEFYIQNFKGIVVVDEAYIEFSHRKSSLELLEKYSNLIVLQTFSKAWGMAGARVGVAYASEEIISLINTVKAPYNVNVLSQELILKILEEEDRLQKNVTRILEERVWLKQQFESVACIKKVFSTDANFFLIRMDNVDHVYSKMLEEEILTSRRDPAIPGCIRINVGARAENEKLIALLKRIS
- the hisB gene encoding bifunctional histidinol-phosphatase/imidazoleglycerol-phosphate dehydratase HisB, translated to MKKVLFIDRDGTLIIEPPTDFQVDSLEKLEFYPGVFQNLAKIVSELDYELVMITNQDGLGTESFPEEDFIKPHAKMLQAFENEGILFSDILIDKSFEHENLPTRKPGIGMLGKYIYGNYDLENSYVIGDRNTDVQLAKNLNSKAIYLNENLNAEAELSTTQWSEIYNFLKSGMRKAKVSRKTNETDIEIEVNLDGNGKADISTGLHFFDHMLDQIARHGNMDLTIKVNGDLAVDEHHTIEDTGIVLGEAILKALGKKKGIERYGFLLPMDDCLSQVAIDFGGRPWLVWDAPFKREKIGDVPTEMFFHFFKSFTDASKSNLNIKAEGDNEHHKIESIFKAFAKAVKMAVNQSDSNYSLPSTKGSL
- the hisH gene encoding imidazole glycerol phosphate synthase subunit HisH, with product MIAIIKYNGGNVNSVQNALNRLNVESVITDDPEQILKADKVIFPGVGEASSTMKLLRERELDLLIPGLQQPVLGICLGMQLMCKENEEGNTEGMGIFDINVRKFPAKDIVPHMGWNTLSGQSSPLFSGIGMNSDVYFVHSYYCELSDFTTSVCDYILPFSASLQKDNFYAVQFHPEKSGMVGNQIVKNFINL
- the hisA gene encoding 1-(5-phosphoribosyl)-5-[(5-phosphoribosylamino)methylideneamino]imidazole-4-carboxamide isomerase yields the protein MKIIPAIDIIDGKCVRLSKGDYNTKKIYNEDPVEVAKEFESFGIQFLHLVDLDGAKSKHIVNQKVLENIARSTSLHIDFGGGLKTHEDIETAFNSGAKQITLGSIAVQNPEFCYEMIQTYGSEKIILGADCDNRKIKTSGWLEESDNDIIDFILQYQEKGIQTVICTDIAKDGMLEGPSTGLYIEILYKTSVKLVASGGISGIADVYKMKDIGCAGTIIGKAIYEGKISLQQLQNFIENA